A genome region from Musa acuminata AAA Group cultivar baxijiao chromosome BXJ3-5, Cavendish_Baxijiao_AAA, whole genome shotgun sequence includes the following:
- the LOC103985230 gene encoding uncharacterized protein LOC103985230 isoform X2 — MRAPSLLVQCWLGLMPHDKDSHAGVSIASERDLHLPSPAVEIVPSKNAHPYKYAGENVDLQGLKIFKGRVSMADIIGFSNSEMLSSKFDGSLKSWESSADLLSALKLEIRDGQLSFRGKRILELGCGYGLAGTFACLKGASTVHFHDLNAETIRCTTMPNVLANLEQAWDKQSHQPESPFTPSRQQSASDVHFYAGDWEELCTVLSVVRMDASLSFSEDDFMDGCSSHDGSIIAHETCSRQSRKLSGSRAWERAIDGDAGDGGYDVILITEIPHSMNSLRKLYDLISKCLRPPYGVMYLAVKKNFVGSSGGARQLRAMVDEEGVYGVHMVTELVDREIWKFFFK, encoded by the exons ATGAGGGCACCGTCGCTTCTTGTTCAATGCTGGCTGGGGTTGATGCCCCATGACAAGGACAGTCATGCTGGTGTTTCCATAGCATCTGAAAGGGATTTGCATCTTCCCTCACCGGCTGTCGAGATTGTTCCTTCCAAG AATGCTCACCCATACAAGTATGCTGGAGAAAATGTTGACCTGCAAGGTCTCAAAATTTTTAAG GGAAGGGTTAGCATGGCTGACATAATCGGGTTTTCAAATTCAGAGATGCTGTCATCCAAGTTTGATG GATCATTGAAATCTTGGGAGAGTTCAGCTGATCTATTAAGTGCTCTTAAGCTTGAGATTCGTGATGGGCAGCTGAGTTTTAGGGGAAAAAGGATTCTTGAG CTTGGTTGCGGTTATGGTCTAGCTGGGACTTTTGCTTGTCTGAAG GGTGCTTCCACAGTTCATTTCCATGATCTGAATGCAGAAACAATTAGATGCACAACCATGCCCAATGTCCTTGCAAATCTTGAGCAGGCTTGGGATAAGCAGAGTCACCAACCAGAGAGTCCCTTCACTCCATCTCGGCAGCAGTCTGCTTCTGATGTCCATTTTTATGCTGGAGACTGGGAGGAGCTTTGTACTGTCCTATCTGTGGTGAGGATGGATGCTAGCCTCAGCTTCTCCGAGGATGATTTTATGGATGGATGTAGCAGTCACGATGGAAGTATTATTGCTCATGAAACTTGTTCGAGGCAGTCGAGGAAGCTCTCTGGAAGCCGTGCCTGGGAAAGGGCCATCGACGGAGACGCCGGAGATGGTGGCTATGATGTCATTTTGATTACTGAAATTCCGCACTCAATGAATTCTCTGAGGAAGCTATATGACCTGATATCAAAG TGTCTACGGCCACCATATGGAGTTATGTATTTGGCTGTGAAGAAGAACTTTGTAGGTTCGAGTGGTGGAGCACGGCAGCTAAGGGCCATGGTGGACGAGGAGGGTGTTTATGGTGTCCACATGGTTACAGAATTGGTGGATCGGGAGATATGGAAATTCTTTTTCAAGTGA
- the LOC103985230 gene encoding uncharacterized protein LOC103985230 isoform X1, whose amino-acid sequence MRAPSLLVQCWLGLMPHDKDSHAGVSIASERDLHLPSPAVEIVPSKNAHPYKYAGENVDLQGLKIFKGRVSMADIIGFSNSEMLSSKFDVGSLKSWESSADLLSALKLEIRDGQLSFRGKRILELGCGYGLAGTFACLKGASTVHFHDLNAETIRCTTMPNVLANLEQAWDKQSHQPESPFTPSRQQSASDVHFYAGDWEELCTVLSVVRMDASLSFSEDDFMDGCSSHDGSIIAHETCSRQSRKLSGSRAWERAIDGDAGDGGYDVILITEIPHSMNSLRKLYDLISKCLRPPYGVMYLAVKKNFVGSSGGARQLRAMVDEEGVYGVHMVTELVDREIWKFFFK is encoded by the exons ATGAGGGCACCGTCGCTTCTTGTTCAATGCTGGCTGGGGTTGATGCCCCATGACAAGGACAGTCATGCTGGTGTTTCCATAGCATCTGAAAGGGATTTGCATCTTCCCTCACCGGCTGTCGAGATTGTTCCTTCCAAG AATGCTCACCCATACAAGTATGCTGGAGAAAATGTTGACCTGCAAGGTCTCAAAATTTTTAAG GGAAGGGTTAGCATGGCTGACATAATCGGGTTTTCAAATTCAGAGATGCTGTCATCCAAGTTTGATG TAGGATCATTGAAATCTTGGGAGAGTTCAGCTGATCTATTAAGTGCTCTTAAGCTTGAGATTCGTGATGGGCAGCTGAGTTTTAGGGGAAAAAGGATTCTTGAG CTTGGTTGCGGTTATGGTCTAGCTGGGACTTTTGCTTGTCTGAAG GGTGCTTCCACAGTTCATTTCCATGATCTGAATGCAGAAACAATTAGATGCACAACCATGCCCAATGTCCTTGCAAATCTTGAGCAGGCTTGGGATAAGCAGAGTCACCAACCAGAGAGTCCCTTCACTCCATCTCGGCAGCAGTCTGCTTCTGATGTCCATTTTTATGCTGGAGACTGGGAGGAGCTTTGTACTGTCCTATCTGTGGTGAGGATGGATGCTAGCCTCAGCTTCTCCGAGGATGATTTTATGGATGGATGTAGCAGTCACGATGGAAGTATTATTGCTCATGAAACTTGTTCGAGGCAGTCGAGGAAGCTCTCTGGAAGCCGTGCCTGGGAAAGGGCCATCGACGGAGACGCCGGAGATGGTGGCTATGATGTCATTTTGATTACTGAAATTCCGCACTCAATGAATTCTCTGAGGAAGCTATATGACCTGATATCAAAG TGTCTACGGCCACCATATGGAGTTATGTATTTGGCTGTGAAGAAGAACTTTGTAGGTTCGAGTGGTGGAGCACGGCAGCTAAGGGCCATGGTGGACGAGGAGGGTGTTTATGGTGTCCACATGGTTACAGAATTGGTGGATCGGGAGATATGGAAATTCTTTTTCAAGTGA
- the LOC135638292 gene encoding two-component system protein A-like encodes MACQWAPDSAPRSRRAPPRGSISTASVRLGSGPGCLPHHRRGHAVEPRRSLVRTLMEWEEGHCHIRHLTHCSCCRVGGIAGVRPRIRFREPASTTSKKQDIMGVFLLWPRTPFPLHPPPLPSSCFCYMAMVAGGSQRRRVLLVEDNEVNRVVVRRLTREMGMGLEEAENGRVAVELIRQGRAYDLILMDKEMPVVDGHEATRQLRSLGVTTPIVALSGNTLQSDRDSFLEAGADHFEAKPLSRGQFMKILTKYGLHQL; translated from the exons ATGGCATGTCAGTGGGCGCCAGACTCCGCTCCGAGAAGCCGCCGGGCCCCGCCCCGTGGAAGCATCAGCACTGCCAGCGTGCGGCTGGGAAGCGGCCCCGGGTGTCTCCCCCACCACCGCCGGGGTCACGCGGTGGAGCCACGTCGCTCCCTGGTGAGAACATTAATGGAGTGGGAGGAGGGCCATTGCCATATCCGGCATTTGACACACTGTTCTTGCTGCCGCGTGGGAGGTATCGCAGGTGTACGGCCACGGATACGCTTCAGGGAGCCGGCGTCGACGACAAGCAAGAAACAGGATATAATGGGCGTCTTCCTCCTCTGGCCACGGACGCCATTCCCGCTGCATCCTCCTCCGCTGCCGTCCTCCTGCTTCTGCTACATGGCGATGGTGGCCGGCGGCAGCCAGCGTCGGAGAGTGCTGCTCGTGGAAGATAACGAAGTCAACCGG GTGGTGGTGAGAAGGCTGACGAGGGAGATGGGCATGGGACTGGAGGAAGCAGAGAATGGCAGAGTGGCAGTGGAACTCATCAGGCAGGGAAGAGCCTACGATCTCATCCTCATGGACAAGGAGATGCCTGTCGTGGATGGTCACGAG GCCACCAGGCAGCTCCGATCACTGGGAGTGACGACTCCCATCGTAGCGCTCTCCGGGAACACCCTGCAGTCCGACAGGGACTCCTTCCTCGAAGCTGGTGCCGACCATTTCGAAGCCAAG CCGCTTTCCAGAGGTCAATTCATGAAGATACTGACCAAGTACGGCCTTCACCAGCTTTAG
- the LOC103975026 gene encoding chitinase 6-like: protein MAVHNTTMLFLGLLLAGAIAVAAQNCGCSADLCCSKYGYCGTGDDYCGDGCQSGPCYSSSPPSNDVSVADIVTQSFFDGIIGQADGGCAGKSFYTRDAFLTAAGSYPTFGHTGTADDSKREIAAFFAHATHETGHFCYIEEIDGASKDYCDENNTEWPCVAGKGYYGRGPLQLSWNYNYGPAGQSIGFDGLNAPETVANDVVVSFKAALWFWMNNCHSAITSGQGFGATIRAINGDLECDGKNTETMNARVGYYKDYCSQFGVDPGSNLTC, encoded by the exons ATGGCGGTACACAACACGACGATGCTTTTCCTGGGCCTCCTCTTGGCCGGAGCCATCGCGGTGGCCGCCCAGAATTGCGGCTGCTCTGCCGACCTCTGCTGCAGCAAGTACGGCTACTGCGGCACCGGCGACGACTACTGCGGCGACGGGTGCCAGTCGGGACCGTGCTACTCCTCCTCCCCCCCCTCCAACGACGTCTCGGTGGCCGACATCGTGACGCAGAGCTTCTTCGACGGGATCATCGGCCAGGCCGACGGCGGGTGCGCCGGCAAGAGCTTCTACACCCGCGACGCCTTCCTGACCGCAGCCGGCTCCTACCCGACCTTCGGCCACACCGGAACCGCCGACGACTCCAAGCGCGAGATCGCCGCCTTCTTCGCCCACGCCACGCACGAGACCGGAC ACTTCTGCTACATAGAGGAGATCGATGGCGCGTCGAAGGACTACTGCGACGAGAACAACACGGAGTGGCCGTGCGTTGCGGGGAAGGGCTACTACGGCCGCGGGCCGCTCCAACTCTCCTGGAACTACAACTACGGACCCGCCGGGCAAAGCATCGGGTTCGACGGCCTGAACGCGCCGGAGACGGTGGCCAACGACGTCGTCGTCTCCTTCAAGGCCGCCCTGTGGTTCTGGATGAACAACTGCCACTCGGCCATCACGTCAGGCCAAGGATTCGGCGCCACCATCCGGGCGATCAACGGCGACCTCGAGTGCGACGGTAAGAACACGGAGACGATGAACGCTCGCGTCGGATACTACAAGGACTACTGCAGCCAGTTCGGCGTCGACCCTGGAAGTAACCTCACTTGCTGA